A single genomic interval of Oryza sativa Japonica Group chromosome 7, ASM3414082v1 harbors:
- the LOC4343248 gene encoding probable trehalose-phosphate phosphatase 10 isoform X1 encodes MGSCGNGRSSEYDDPASLEKMEELVLPLKLMPLHTNGRLYDMRLSSPTATCVINSSSGSFDPIYRAWTKKYPSALNAFDHIVAYGKGKKIALFLDYDGTLSPIVDEPDNAIMSDQMREVVRNAALHLPTAIISGRSRDKVFDFVKLTELYYAGSHGMDIMGPVGEHDSVTNHRSSINSNRKQGKGVKIFQAGTEFLPMINEVFRLLIDKTKAIDGVKIENNKFCVSVHYRNVEEKNWQLVSQCTNDVLKVYPRLRLTHGRKVLEIRPVIDWNKGKAVEFLLDSLDLASCKNVLPIYIGDDCTDEDAFKVLRDDKRGFGILVSSVPKDSHALYSLIDPSEVMEFLKRLVMWKNEEASHNK; translated from the exons ATGGGTTCCTGCGGTAACGGTAGAAGCTCTGAATATGATGATCCTGCATCATTAGAGAAGATGGAGGAACTGGTTTTACCTCTGAAATTGATGCCCTTACACACCAATGGCCGGTTGTATGACATGAGGTTGTCCTCACCTACTGCTACCTGTGTGATCAATAGTTCATCTGGTTCATTCGACCCGATCTACCGAGCTTGGACG AAGAAGTATCCTTCAGCTCTAAATGCCTTTGACCACATTGTTGCCTATGGCAAAGGGAAGAAGATAGCGCTGTTTTTGGACTACGACGGTACACTGTCGCCAATTGTCGATGAACCTGACAATGCTATCATGTCTGACCAG ATGCGCGAGGTGGTGAGGAATGCTGCCTTGCATCTACCCACTGCGATTATCAGTGGAAGGTCTCGTGATAAG GTGTTTGATTTTGTTAAACTAACAGAATTGTACTATGCTGGTAGCCATGGAATGGACATCATGGGTCCAGTTGGGGAACATGATTCAGTTACTAACCATAGGAGCTCCATTAACTCAAATAGAAAGCAG GGCAAGGGAGTGAAGATCTTCCAGGCTGGTACTGAATTCTTACCAATGATCAATGAG GTTTTTAGATTGCTCATCGATAAGACAAAGGCAATCGACGGTGTGAAAATTGAGAACAACAAGTTCTGTGTATCGGTGCACTACCGCAATGTTGAGGAGAAG AATTGGCAACTTGTTTCTCAATGCACAAATGATGTCCTAAAAGTCTACCCTCGCCTCCGATTGACTCATGGACGAAAA GTTTTGGAAATTCGTCCAGTGATAGACTGGAACAAGGGGAAGGCTGTGGAGTTCTTGCTGGACTCCCTAGATCTAGCTAGCTGTAAAAATGTTCTCCCTATTTACATCGGGGATGATTGTACCGACGAGGATGCTTTTAAG GTTCTTCGTGACGATAAAAGGGGTTTCGGGATTCTGGTGTCATCTGTACCAAAGGATTCTCATGCCCTATATTCTCTGATTGATCCATCTGAG GTTATGGAATTCTTGAAAAGACTAGTGATGTGGAAGAACGAAGAAGCATCACATAATAAGTAG